One region of Oryza sativa Japonica Group chromosome 5, ASM3414082v1 genomic DNA includes:
- the PHT4;2 gene encoding probable anion transporter 2, chloroplastic (The RefSeq protein has 5 substitutions compared to this genomic sequence), which produces MASIRSCVSVNPAAAVTPVKYKSARVGAAGLDPKGLRISCSSSSSSLAAGGGDGCRDAGCASSSGRGSGVVGSVGDGWWGRRGGQRERAVAAMCSAGMEGVRHGAAAVASVPAASASALPERAKVVALVAAVMLLCNADRVVMSVAVVPFAAQYGWSSSFLGIVQSSFLWGYVFSSMVGGALADRYGGKKVMAGAAALWSLATFLTPWAASQSTIMLLAIRALFGLAEGVAFPTMSTFLPKWFPTHERATAVGISMGGFHLGNVISFLATPIIMSHIGLAGTFAFFASLGYLWLSVWLFNVESDPLDSRTISKSELQLILAGRSASKIQGSKFPSLREILSKIEMWAIIVANVVNNWGYFVLLSWMPVYFKTVYNVNLKQAAWFSAIPWAVMALSGYVAGASADFLIKSGFSVALVRKIMQSIGFIGPGVSLLCLRFAQTPSVAAVLMTIALSLSSFSQAGYFCNVQDIAPKYAGSLHGLTNGIGTVAAIVSTIGTGYFVQWLGSFQAFLTLTAVLYFSATVFYNTYATGDLIFD; this is translated from the exons atgGCGTCGATCAGGTCGTGCGTGTCGgtgaagccggcggcggcggtgagcccGGTCAAGTACAGATCCGCGAGGGTCGGGGCGGCCGGGTTGGAGCCGAGAGGCCTGAGGATATCTTGctcttcgtcttcctcgtccTTGGCCGCAGGTGGTGGTGATGGGTGCAGGGATGCCGGGTGCGCCAGTAGCAGCGGCAGGGGCAGCGGTGTCGTTGGTTCGGTTGGCGATGGttggtgggggaggaggggcgGGCAGCGGGAGCGGGCCGTCGCCGCCATGTGCAGCGCCGGCATGGAGGGGGTCcggcacggcgccgccgccgtggccagcgtgccggcggcgtcggcgtcggcgttgcCGGAGCGGGCCAAGGTGGTGGCGCTGGTGGCGGCCGTGATGCTGCTCTGCAACGCCGACCGGGTCGTCAtgtccgtcgccgtcgtcccgtTCGCCGCGCAGTACGGCTGGTCCAGCTCCTTCTTGGGCATCGTCCAG TCATCTTTTCTTTGGGGATATGTTTTCTCATCCATGGTTGGGGGAGCTTTGGCAGACCGATATGGAGGGAAGAAGGTGATGGCAGGTGCTGCTGCCCTCTGGTCCTTGGCCACTTTCCTCACTCCATGGGCTGCTTCTCAATCCACAATTATGTTGCTTGCCATACGTGCTCTCTTTGGCCTTGCGGAAGGTGTTGCATTTCCAACAATGAGCACTTTCTTACCAAA GTGGTTCCCAACACATGAACGTGCTACTGCTGTTGGCATTTCTATGGGAGGATTCCATCTTGGAAATGTCATAAGTTTCTTAGCAACACCGATCATCATGTCACATATAGGCCTCGCCGGGACATTTGCCTTCTTTGCATCACTTGGTTACTTGTGGCTTTCTGTATGGTTGTTCAATGTTGAAAGTGACCCTCTTGACAGTCGTACAATAAGCAAATCTGAGCTGCAATTAATCCTAGCCGGAAGAAGTGCATCAAAAATTCAGGGTAGCAAATTCCCATCCTTACGAGAAATTCTGTCGAAGATCGAAATGTGGGCCATCATTGTAGCTAATGTGGTCAACAACTGG GGCTATTTTGTACTACTATCATGGATGCCTGTCTACTTTAAAACG GTTTATAATGTCAACTTAAAACAAGCAGCATGGTTCAGTGCCATACCTTGGGCAGTCATGGCTCTGTCTGGTTACGTCGCAGGAGCTTCTGCAGATTTCCTGATCAAATCTGGTTTCTCTGTTGCATTAGTTCGGAAGATTATGCAG TCCATCGGTTTTATCGGGCCAGGCGTTTCACTGCTTTGCTTAAGATTTGCCCAGACGCCATCAGTTGCAGCAGTCCTCATGACCATCGCCCTGAGCTTGAGTTCCTTCAGTCAAGCTGGATACTTCTGTAATGTACAG GACATTGCTCCCAAATACGCTGGATCTCTGCACG GACTGACGAACGGCATCGGGACAGTGGCCGCCATAGTTAGCACCATAGGAACAGGCTACTTCGTGCAGTGGCTAGGATCCTTCCAGGCCTTCCTCACCCTCACGGCGGTGCTTTACTTCAGCGCCACCGTCTTCTACAACACCTACGCCACAGGCGACCTAATTTTTGACTGA
- the LOC4338958 gene encoding uncharacterized protein, which produces MLRRYRAVRRAAAAGCRWWRVRMAARPETAATQLKGNKDLAEPCESLALTTQIDATRAQYSPYISPVCTTNCQLQKARVQWKKQMVAVQTVHAALLPSTTTTRRRPSPGRLPRRSPIRARAGSSETSSPRGRENWRVQEALARVAEIQVLKVRIASFLDDCSENLLWLAENAALDATAQDSLRVLDLDGAADDEIMERLYCKLGRSTTRKQRRSGWT; this is translated from the exons ATGTTGCGGAGATACCGGGCAGTgcggcgtgccgccgccgccggatgtCGATGGTGGCGAGTCAGGATGGCGGCGCGGCCCGAAACAGCGGCTACACAGTTGAAAGGTAATAAGGATTTGGCCGAGCCGTGCGAGTCGCTGGCGTTGACGACGCAAATTGACGCGACGCGAGCCCAATACTCCCCGTATATATCTCCAGTTTGCACGACCAACTGCCAGCTGCAAAAGGCGAGAGTTCAGTGGAAAAAACAGATGGTCGCTGTTCAGACCGTGCATGCGGCGCTCttgccgtcgacgacgacgacgcgcagGCGGCCATCACCGGGTAGGCTACCGAGGCGTTCCCCCATCCGCGCACGAGCCGGATCGTCCGAGACATCGTCGCCACGCGGCCGCGAGAACTGGCGGGTGCAGGAGGCGCTCGCACGGGTCGCCGAGATCCAGGTTCTGAAGGTCCGCATCGCCAGCTTCCTCGACGACTGCTCCGAGAACCTGCTCTGGCTCGCGGAGAACGCAGCGCTCGACGCGACGGCACAGGACAGCCTGAGGGTGCTCGacctcgacggcgccgccgacgatgaG ATAATGGAGAGGCTGTACTGTAAGTTGGGTCGTTCGACGACGCGCAAGCAGAGGAGAAGTGGATGGACTTGA
- the LOC4338959 gene encoding protein OCTOPUS — MTLQMEPPPPPPRRSVSTSCDLHPGETFTGFCAACLRERLAGLEASTAAAAAAPGRRSTSAIRSLFSRPFVAAGGGGGGGGGGGAVPSGSSAAVPDLRRCKSFSCGRGGDVLAGGCGDEPQRRSCDVRGRSTLWALFHQDDRERVRDGTAFGAFPASSSAAAAALASEVQPQPPPPPPPCVPEVFLEEEIAMAEESDEITPVVEPILVVDTSGEMETEANGGREAKAMKDHIDLECSQAKKPQPKDLKEIAGSFWLAASVFSKKWQKWRRKQKLKKQDAAGSKAAAAAMPPPEKPSKPSFLRRSRLRGEACSEFAGGRRSCDTDPRFSLDAGRMSVDDVGFSWDEPRASWDGYLFGAGTGIGLGRAPPPLSRLPPILSAMEDSPAGIVERSDGQIPVEDDSQPEPDPDADTPGGSVQTRDYYDTSSSSRRRRSLERTSSVRRPSFEVTDAKPVLPAAAAITSVKDSPLIGSSEFYHFQHAEDLLEHHRFSTSSLIEDFPMSLDAAFPGPDKKPRRWRKAWSLWGLIHRRAAGRRGGASDVADRAFSEPWPELRVRGCNARMQRCNSNASARSSFSSNSGGLGSSRRSYVDGNGNVVKRRREECALERNRSARYSPGHADNGMLRFYLTPMRSASGRRAPGLPAKGGRQLRSQSFARSMLRLY; from the coding sequence ATGACACTGCAgatggagccgccgccgccgccgccgaggcggtCGGTGTCGACGAGCTGCGACCTGCACCCGGGGGAGACGTTCACGGGCTTCTGCGCCGCGTGCCTCCGCGAGCGCCTCGCGGGGCTCGaggcgtccaccgccgccgcggccgccgcgccgggcCGCAGGTCCACCTCCGCCATCCGCTCGCTCTTCTCCAGGCcattcgtcgccgccggcggtggcggcggcggcggcggcggcggcggcgcggtcccGTCGGGCTCCAGCGCCGCGGTCCCGGACCTCCGACGATGCAAGTCGTTCTcctgcggccgcggcggcgacgtgctCGCCGGTGGCTGCGGGGACGAGCCGCAGCGGCGGTCGTGCGACGTGCGCGGGAGGAGCACGCTCTGGGCGCTGTTCCACCAGGACGACCGCGAGCGCGTCCGCGACGGCACGGCGTTCGGGGCGTTCCCGGCCTCGTCCTcagccgcggcagcggcgctcGCCTCTGAAGTACaacctcagccgccgccgccgccgccgccgtgcgttCCTGAGGTGTTCCTGGAGGAGGAGATAGCTATGGCTGAGGAGTCTGACGAGATTACTCCAGTGGTGGAGCCAATCTTGGTGGTGGACACCTCCGGGGAGATGGAAACGGAAGCCAATGGTGGACGGGAGGCCAAGGCCATGAAGGACCACATAGATCTAGAGTGTTCGCAGGCCAAGAAGCCGCAGCCCAAGGACCTGAAGGAAATCGCCGGGAGCTTCTGGCTCGCCGCCTCGGTGTTCAGCAAGAAGTGGCAGAAGTGGAGACGAAAGCAGAAGCTCAAGAAGCAGGACGCCGCTGGCAGCAAGGCAGCAGCCGcagcaatgccgccgccggagaagccCTCCAAGCCCTCGTTCCTCCGGCGGAGTCGCCTCCGTGGAGAAGCCTGCTCGGAGTTCGCCGGAGGTCGGCGTTCGTGCGACACTGACCCAAGGTTCTCCCTCGATGCCGGCCGAATGTCCGTCGACGATGTAGGCTTCTCCTGGGACGAGCCCCGCGCGTCGTGGGACGGCTACCTGTTCGGCGCCGGCACCGGCATTGGCCTCGGCCGCGCGCCCCCGCCGCTCTCCCGCCTGCCGCCCATTCTCTCCGCGATGGAGGACTCCCCAGCCGGCATCGTCGAGCGTTCCGACGGCCAAATCCCGGTGGAGGACGACTCCCAGCCGGAGCCCGATCCCGACGCCGACACCCCGGGCGGCTCGGTGCAGACCCGAGACTATTACGAcacgtcgtcgtcaagccggaggcggcggagcctgGAGCGGACCAGCTCGGTGCGGAGGCCGTCATTCGAAGTCACCGACGCAAAGCCagtgctgccggcggcggccgccataACAAGCGTCAAAGATTCGCCGCTAATTGGGAGCTCAGAGTTCTACCACTTCCAGCATGCCGAGGACCTGCTCGAACACCACCGGTTCAGCACCAGCTCCCTCATCGAAGACTTCCCCATGAGCCTGGACGCCGCGTTCCCGGGCCCCGACAAGAAGCCCCGGAGGTGGCGCAAGGCGTGGAGCCTCTGGGGCCTGAtacaccgccgcgccgccggccgcaggGGCGGCGCGTCCGACGTCGCGGACAGGGCCTTCTCGGAGCCGTGGCCGGAGCTGCGCGTCCGCGGGTGCAACGCCAGGATGCAGCGGTGCAACAGCAACGCCAGCGCGCGGAGCTCTTTCAGCAGCAACAGCGGCGGCCTCGGCAGCTCGAGGCGCAGCTACGTCGACGGCAACGGCAACGTCGtcaagcggcggcgggaggagtgCGCCCTGGAGCGCAACCGCAGCGCGCGCTACTCGCCGGGGCACGCTGACAACGGCATGCTGCGGTTCTACCTCACGCCGATGCGGAGCGCCAGCGGCCGGCGCGCCCCGGGGCTACCGGCCAAAGGCGGCCGGCAACTGAGGTCGCAATCGTTCGCGCGTAGCATGCTCCGGCTGTACTGA